A genomic stretch from Bacteroidales bacterium includes:
- a CDS encoding type III pantothenate kinase: MKYNIVIDIGNTLCKSAVYSDNILVKNISGEFELKEILALIDEFPNAKKIFSTVKELKSEEKKFFEENNFINIRSLKKLPINILYESPETLGEDRLAAVCGAAFLAKNVFPLMVIQLGTCITYDYVDELSNYAGGAISPGIHMRFKALHNFTSKLPLLTPEKNFEYLGKNTNMSINSGVMLGTLAELRFRIDEFKEKHTNANIFISGGDIKYFDFSDENCIFAVPNIVLIGLNYLLNSNS, translated from the coding sequence GTGAAATATAATATTGTAATAGATATAGGTAATACTCTTTGTAAATCAGCAGTTTATAGCGATAATATCCTTGTAAAAAATATTTCAGGGGAATTTGAATTAAAAGAAATATTGGCTTTAATAGATGAGTTTCCTAATGCTAAAAAAATATTTTCAACAGTAAAAGAATTAAAATCGGAAGAAAAAAAATTCTTTGAAGAAAATAATTTTATAAATATCCGTTCTTTAAAAAAATTACCTATAAATATATTATATGAATCGCCTGAAACTTTGGGCGAAGACAGGTTGGCTGCTGTTTGTGGTGCCGCGTTTTTAGCTAAAAATGTTTTTCCGCTTATGGTAATTCAGCTTGGAACTTGCATCACATACGATTATGTTGATGAATTAAGCAATTATGCAGGAGGAGCTATAAGCCCGGGAATTCATATGAGATTTAAAGCGTTGCACAATTTTACAAGCAAACTGCCGTTATTAACTCCAGAAAAGAATTTTGAATATTTGGGAAAAAACACAAACATGTCAATAAATAGTGGAGTTATGCTTGGCACCTTAGCGGAATTGAGGTTTAGAATTGATGAATTCAAGGAAAAACATACAAACGCAAATATTTTTATTTCAGGTGGAGATATAAAATATTTTGATTTTTCTGATGAAAATTGCATCTTTGCAGTCCCAAATATTGTCTTAATAGGGTTAAATTATTTATTGAACTCAAATTCATGA